GCTGGCCGCCGCGGCGCAGGACCGCGGAGCCTTCATCGGCCAGATCCTGCCGGTTTTTGTCGACGGAGGGACGGTCGTCAACGCTGACGAGGGGGTGCGGCGCGGGACCAGCGTCGAGAAACTGGCAACCCTCAAGCCCGCGTTCGTCGCCGACGGTCTCATCCACGCGGGCAACTCGTCGCAAATCTCCGATGGCGCCGCCGCGTTGCTGGTGACCACCTCGGCGATGGCTTTGGAGCTGGGGTTGACGCCGATGGTGCGCTACCGCGCGGGCGCGGTCACCGGGGCCGATCCGGTGCTCATGCTGACCGGCCCGATTCCGGCCACCGAGAAGGTGCTCCGCAAGGCCGGCGTCGCCCTGGACGAGGTTGGCGTCTTCGAGGTGAACGAAGCCTTTGCGCCGGTGCCATTGGCATGGCTCGCGGAAACCGGAGCCGATCCGCGTCGGCTCAATCCACTGGGCGGCGCCATCGCGCTGGGGCATCCACTCGGGGCATCGGGTGCGGTGCTGATGACGCGCATGGTGCACCACATGCGCGACAACGGGATTCGCTACGGGCTGCAAACCATGTGCGAAGGTGGCGGCACCGCCAACGCCACCCTGCTCGAGCTGGTGCACTAACCCAGTGCGC
This is a stretch of genomic DNA from Mycobacterium lacus. It encodes these proteins:
- a CDS encoding thiolase family protein; this translates as MREAVIVEAVRTAVGKRNGGLSGMHAADLSAVVLNELLERTGISPGIVDDVIWGCVSQVGDQSSNIGRYAVLAAGWPESIPGTTVNRACGSSQQALDFAVHAVMSGQQDVVVAGGVEVMSRVPLGAARATGMPYGPKVLARYGDFSFNQGLSAEMIAKKWGFSRDQLDEYSVRSHELAAAAQDRGAFIGQILPVFVDGGTVVNADEGVRRGTSVEKLATLKPAFVADGLIHAGNSSQISDGAAALLVTTSAMALELGLTPMVRYRAGAVTGADPVLMLTGPIPATEKVLRKAGVALDEVGVFEVNEAFAPVPLAWLAETGADPRRLNPLGGAIALGHPLGASGAVLMTRMVHHMRDNGIRYGLQTMCEGGGTANATLLELVH